The genomic segment GCGCGCGGTCCGCGCCGAGGGCTCCTCGCCCTGTCCACTCTGCGTCACCGAGACTCCTACGAATGGGGGACTTGCGGAATCGTCGACTCACGCTACCGGGTCCCGGTGACCGCCCACGCACCACCCGCACCCCGAGTAAGGGGCCAGGCCCCTCCCCGGGGGGGCGCGGTGCTGCCTCGTCCTGCGGCTCCGCCGCGTGAGCGCTACGCGGCCTGAAGATCCATCCGCGCCCCGAACTCCCTGACCACCGCCTCCTCCCTGAACGGCTCCAACCGCTGCTGGAAGTCCTCCAGGTACTCGGCCCCCCGATTCGACCGGAGCGACCCGAGCAGTTCCACGGCCTTCAGCCCCGTATGGCAGGCCTGTTCCACCTCTCGTTGCTGCACCTGCGCCGTGGCGAGGAGCACATACCCGATCGCCCGCCGCCGGGCCCGCGACTCCGGATGCTTGGCCAACGACTCCTCGGCCCGTCGGGCCGCCGCCTCCGCCTGCCCGAGATCCCGGTGGCAGTGCGCCAACTCGTCGGCCAGATAGGCCTCGTCGAAGTGCTTGATCCACGCCGGGTCGTCCCCGGACAAGGGGTCCGCCGCCTCCAGCGCCTCCACGGCCCGCCCCGCCGCCGCCTGCGCGGCGCGCGCGTCTCCCATCAGCGCGTGCCCCCGCGCCTCCGCCGCGTGGAACATCGACTCCGCCCGCGGCGTGGACCGCCCCCGCGCCCCTTCCTGCGCGGCGCGCGCCAACTGCGCGATCTCCCGCGGGTTTCCGAGCTGCGCGGCGAGATGGCTCATGGACGCGGCGAGGACGTATCCGCCGTAGGCGCGGTCGCCCGCGGCCTGGGCGAGGCGGAGCGCCTGGATGTAGTACCGCTGGGCGAGCCCGGGCTGCCCGGTGTCGACGGCCATGTACCCGGCGAGCTCGGTCAGCCGGGCGACCGCGGCGAACAACTCCCGCCCCACGGCCTCCCGGTAGGAGCCGGCCAGCAGCCCCGAGACGACACTGTTGAGGTAGTGCACGACGACCGGCCGTACATGCCCGCTGCCGTACTGGTGGTCGAGGTCGACGAGCGCCTGCGTCATCGCGCGCACGGCCGCCACGTCGGCGAGCCCCACCCGGGGTCCCGCCGAGCGGGCCACCTGGGAGTCCGGGGCGGAGATCAGCCAGTCGCGGCTGGGCTCGACGAGCGCGGAGGCGGCGACGGACGACCCGGAGAGGAAGTCCCGCCGCCCCACGTCGCTGCGCCACAGCTCGCAGACCTGCTCGATGGCTCCCAGTACCGTCGGCGAGAACTGGAGGCCGACGCCGGACGCGAGGTTCTTGCCGTTGGCCATGCCGATCTCGTCGATCGTGACCGTACGGCCCAGCTTGCGGCCGAGGGCCTCGGCGATGATCGCGGGCGCCCGGCCCCGTGGCTGCTGTCCGCGCAGCCAGCGCGCGACGGACGTCTTGTCGTAGCGGAGATCGAGACCGTGCTCCGCGCCGCACATGTTGACCCGACGGGCCAGCCCCGCGTTGGAGCAGCCCGCTTCCTGGATGAGCGCCTGCAGTCGTTCGTTCGGCTGCCTGGCGACGAGCGGCCTTGCGGCCATGGCGTACCCCCTGTGGCTGTGGTGCCGTGCCCACGC from the Streptomyces sp. NBC_00310 genome contains:
- a CDS encoding transcriptional regulator, yielding MAARPLVARQPNERLQALIQEAGCSNAGLARRVNMCGAEHGLDLRYDKTSVARWLRGQQPRGRAPAIIAEALGRKLGRTVTIDEIGMANGKNLASGVGLQFSPTVLGAIEQVCELWRSDVGRRDFLSGSSVAASALVEPSRDWLISAPDSQVARSAGPRVGLADVAAVRAMTQALVDLDHQYGSGHVRPVVVHYLNSVVSGLLAGSYREAVGRELFAAVARLTELAGYMAVDTGQPGLAQRYYIQALRLAQAAGDRAYGGYVLAASMSHLAAQLGNPREIAQLARAAQEGARGRSTPRAESMFHAAEARGHALMGDARAAQAAAGRAVEALEAADPLSGDDPAWIKHFDEAYLADELAHCHRDLGQAEAAARRAEESLAKHPESRARRRAIGYVLLATAQVQQREVEQACHTGLKAVELLGSLRSNRGAEYLEDFQQRLEPFREEAVVREFGARMDLQAA